The Montipora foliosa isolate CH-2021 chromosome 10, ASM3666993v2, whole genome shotgun sequence genomic sequence tctgccatcctaacattaattttaatgtgagaatTGAATCCTTAAAGTCGGTTttaaaattggggaatatcattggggaatatcctcggatattccccagttttagctggggaatattcgcccacgtgacgcgtttagaccaatcgcgcacgagcgaaaatatttgatggattataataattattagcgCCCGATTTGCTGTGTTTCAGTTCGCCAAATTAGAAACAacctaaaattaaattaaatttaaaaaagaatgaATGTTTCAACAACAATCTACACCCTTCGACGTAAGCGAAAGTTATGCACGTGGGCGGAAGTAAGCCGGATTAATAAATACCCGTATTGAAGATGTCCAGTAGCAACTTTAATATCACGATTAGCTTCTCGCATAAGCAAATGCTCCTTGGAAAAAACTCGAGAAATCTCAGTCTTTTTTTACATACTGTACGATTACGTTTCCTTCAAAGAAGTACTAAATGGATGGACCCACATGCATCGAAGTGTTTGGAAACATCATCTTTAGGTTTACACGTAGTGTATCCGAACAATACAGCCCAAAGGACCCTGAATATAGTCAAGAAACCTTAGAATACACCCTTTTGCAGAATACAGGCCGAGAATGGTACGCTCAACCAGTGGACGAAATTATTTATCAGGAATACAGCGACAAAAAAGTGACAGTGGATGATTTTTTACCGGCCTCCTGTACAGTTCAGGCAGTTTTTTTAGACGCTTGTTCCCCCGGAGACATCGAAGAACAAGACAAAAATAACGAAGCGGATCTCCATCAAGACATGTCCTGGAAGCAGCTTAGACCATCTGCTTTGCGAACAGTGTGTGAGTCAACGGTCGTCGGTGCTTTGATTTCGCTTCTCTCAGCCATCGCTATTGGCATGTTTTTTACAATGATCTCTTATCTTAGCTATAAGACTTTTCTCAACTGCCATTTTGAACCAAAGACCTTCATTCCGCTAAAGTTACAATGGATGCAGGTGACTTGTAATATCATTTCTTGCTTCTTTTTATACATCTGGGTGTTTTTACTCGCGCTTGTTCTTTTCCGTTCATATCAACTGTCAGGAGTGAAGAAAAAACTCTTTCTATGTTGCATATTGATGTATTTCTTGGATTCACTGTATCGAGTGACTTTACAAGCTTTGGGAATCAGTAAATCGTTCCCACTTTCCAACGAACAAGTCATCCCTCTTAACATTCTCTTTGTCCTGAGTATTGTTGGCCACAACTACTTGTTAgcaaatcatctgtgctttcaTTCAAAGCAACAAAAACGTGCTGCTTTCTTGCTTTGTTCAGTCATTTATTGTTTACCTTTTATAGGGGGTATCATTGTTTCGTCATGTATTTATCCTGTGTataacaaacaaaacgaaaaacacaAACTGATCATCGCTCTATTTTCTCCGCTCATAATGGTGGTCTTCAAGACAACATCTCGTATTTGTGTTCAGAGACTTTGGAGATTAACACACCCAGCTTATTCTTACGCTATGATGGCGCCATTGTACGCTGCCTCAGCGATCATGTTCCGTGTTATGCAGGTGGATCTCGGCAACTTAAAAGCCATTGCCTATCTTGGAATAATTCACGGCGTTGCCGAAGTCATAGAAAGAACCACAGTTGTTGTCATCGATCACATATGTCAACGAATCTTGAACCGAGCATCAGCTCCTTGGGGGCGTTACCGAACTCCGCGTACCGAGAGAATAACAGCGGATATCGCTATTATGAGCATGCTCTATGAGTCCACCGCAATTGTCTCCATAAATGGATTCTTTCATTTGTACCAATTTATTTACATGAAGAACATCTCCTTCTGGTTATTGTTGGTATCTTTTACGAAGTTGACTGCAGTTCCATTACTGATCGAGTGGCTTTCCACAAGTTTGTCCTTGGCGATCGAAACGCGATTCCAGAATTTGGCCGTCATGGCAGTTTGGAGAAAGGACTGGAAAAGACACATTCTAGTTGCTGTGTTGAACCTTTTACCAATGGCTGTTTGGACAAGCCAAAGTCTTTTTAGTGTCGTTCAGGCACGATTTGAGGCTAATTTGGATCAAGCTTCTTGCAAAATGCCATTTTCTTAAAATAGTACTTGTATTATGATGGAGATGGTTAATTTTAAGACCCTTTAAATGAAGAGAGATTTGTATTTATTGATATTGGCTGGAACATACATATGTACTTTGTACAAATACAAGTGTTACCACGATTAATTCTAGTTCAATGCCCTTGGTTTAAAGAGTTTTCTGTAGCACTTCTGCCAACTATGGCCATTGCTATCAATTGTGACCAGAAAATTCAGTGCAGCTACTATGAGACTACGACCTTATAAAAACATGAATCAAGGGATTTTTTTCTAAAGCAAATGTAAAATAATACTGCATTTATAGGAGTCACACACACAAAACTTCGGTTTCATCGACGGAAAGAGGTGATAAAGGGAAATTAACCAACGAAGGATTGAAAAGTCAGTTTGCAAATCTGTGAAACGATGGTTAATTTACCTTTACTGAATCTGTTGGTTATAAAATCCAAAGTTAGCTGAGAAATTCACCGGGGATCTCCGTTCGTGCATCTCTTTAATGCCCCCATTTTAAAATGACAGATAAATTTGTTCTCCGCGCAATTCTTTTTTATTGGTTGGAAGAGATATGTGAGATAAGCTATCTGCGCAGAGTGCTCAATGCAAAGGATGATCTTTCTCCACAGTTAATACATGcaggtcatttccgagttcatgtatgcctcctctttaaagcgagtctaagtgtgaagtttttgtaatgaaaattagttttcattcatatgtgaagtagaactaattaccatcacaaaaacttcgcacttagactcgctttgaagaggaggcagacatgaactcggaaatggcctcttGAAGACCGTGAGAGCTGATTAGACACTAATGGAACTGCAGCCTTTTTGAGAATACTTGGAATGCTTCTTTTCCTCGTGTGTGCACTTAGCGTCATGAGAATTTTAatacttatttttatttcttgggTTTTGATTTTGGTGCTAAATACAGTCATTGTTGGGGAGTTTTTGTCTTGTTGTATGTTATTCCTGAATAAAGACGACGATTTTTATGACGGCTGACCTATGATGGCTGGAAGAGAATGATTTGGCACGCCAAACattcctgtcaacaaacttacctccttttttttcttttacagcaATAATAAATATTTATGAGATCTCTCGAAGGGAAAAATCGCGCAAAAAGATATTTTAAGGCCAAGAACGAGATTTCATCGCTGAGCATGCGTACTGTGGAAATTCCGACCTCCCAACGTTTTTCTCAGgtttagtataaaaatctggtaCAGCAGGAAGAATTCGTTCTCCAATGTTAAATACACTAAATATTTGGCAACAAAAACGTAAAAAATCTCATTTCAAACTGAAATGCCAAATAATCTACACGAAGTTATGTTGTACTCACATTCTTTGGTGTCAAAGAAGAAACCGCCATTGCATGTGTAGCCCTGGTTGGTAATATTTTgtcatgaaaatttatttgacaCAGGAAATAAAATTCAGTTAATCGACAACTCTTGATTTTATCTTGAGCTATGTATGAGCTTTGTCAAGCTATCCAATCAGTTACTTTGGCATGATCACATGACCTATGACATgtaagataaaaatgaaatctTGCACCGTTCAGCTTGATCCTTAATCTCTTATGTACAAAGCCAAGATTCTTAAATATTCTGGTGAGTTTTATTCAGTAATAGAAGTGACTGAATTTCTTAATAAGATTCAATTGTATCCGGCCATAAAGAACAGATTTTAGATGCATTTTAGACAAGCAGTCGTTGGCAAATTTAATAGAGGCGGGAAAACACTCGCGCTTAAAGCAAAGTTTACAAACCTCCTTTTGgatatatgaatacatttttaAATACCACAGTTTGGTCAGCATGCAAAGAAGAGTTTCAAATGATTTATGCCTGATTTGGTCATTGCAAGTTTGGAAAAGTAATTCAGTTTGGACGTCGCATGACTGTGAATCTTGAATCGCGTGACCATTATGATAGCTTACAATTATGCATACTAGCTCGTTAGCTCGTTGTCGTTCATCATAATTATGCAACCAAAATTTAGTCGTACACAGTGTAGATTGTCGAATTTAAGAATCAAGGGCAGATGAGAAAAGGTGTAAACTGTGAGGAAAGAAGCACTTCATATTCTACTAGTTCTACTGAAAAAATCTCTAGCCTGCCACCAGGCTCACCCTCGAGTCACGCGCCAGCCAATCAGAACCACGCGTGACTGAGATTGACAAAGGGAAAAgaaggaaaggttggaaaaaagaaagaagattgGAAAATGAAGAGCATACAAACGTTTTCGTATCTTCGTGCCTAAACCGTAAGATAATTTGGGTATTCGCAAATTAGAGCC encodes the following:
- the LOC137973800 gene encoding uncharacterized protein isoform X1, whose protein sequence is MDGPTCIEVFGNIIFRFTRSVSEQYSPKDPEYSQETLEYTLLQNTGREWYAQPVDEIIYQEYSDKKVTVDDFLPASCTVQAVFLDACSPGDIEEQDKNNEADLHQDMSWKQLRPSALRTVCESTVVGALISLLSAIAIGMFFTMISYLSYKTFLNCHFEPKTFIPLKLQWMQVTCNIISCFFLYIWVFLLALVLFRSYQLSGVKKKLFLCCILMYFLDSLYRVTLQALGISKSFPLSNEQVIPLNILFVLSIVGHNYLLANHLCFHSKQQKRAAFLLCSVIYCLPFIGGIIVSSCIYPVYNKQNEKHKLIIALFSPLIMVVFKTTSRICVQRLWRLTHPAYSYAMMAPLYAASAIMFRVMQVDLGNLKAIAYLGIIHGVAEVIERTTVVVIDHICQRILNRASAPWGRYRTPRTERITADIAIMSMLYESTAIVSINGFFHLYQFIYMKNISFWLLLVSFTKLTAVPLLIEWLSTSLSLAIETRFQNLAVMAVWRKDWKRHILVAVLNLLPMAVWTSQSLFSVVQARFEANLDQASCKMPFS
- the LOC137973800 gene encoding uncharacterized protein isoform X2; this encodes MDAGGIIVSSCIYPVYNKQNEKHKLIIALFSPLIMVVFKTTSRICVQRLWRLTHPAYSYAMMAPLYAASAIMFRVMQVDLGNLKAIAYLGIIHGVAEVIERTTVVVIDHICQRILNRASAPWGRYRTPRTERITADIAIMSMLYESTAIVSINGFFHLYQFIYMKNISFWLLLVSFTKLTAVPLLIEWLSTSLSLAIETRFQNLAVMAVWRKDWKRHILVAVLNLLPMAVWTSQSLFSVVQARFEANLDQASCKMPFS